The Larus michahellis chromosome 8, bLarMic1.1, whole genome shotgun sequence nucleotide sequence gccagcatggccacagccCATAGCAGAGACACAGGGCACCCCAGCGCCCCGTCTGCGGTGACTATGCTGCCATCCTGAATGCTGATCCTGCCGTGGGGCTGTCCCCACATGGCATGTCCCCATTTCTGCATCCGCAGGCACTGCCTGGCAAGAGccaccagccctgggcacccAAACCCACACCCCCTGGGGAGCGCAGAACCCCGAAGCACCTCTGCTGCCGGCAGTGACATCAGGACCGTGTCCTGCCACCTGAAAAGGTGCCAAACCTTTTCCTGGGGCTGGTCAGGGAGCCCTGCACCcacctcggggcgggggggcacaagGCTGGAGATGGGGTGTCCAGACCCACAGCACCTGGGGGGACCCCACAGAGAGGCTTCGCCTGCTGCGGCGGCAGTGCCTGTTTGCAGAGGCATCACTCGATAGGCAGTATGTTCTTCAGAAGATCCCTACTCCAGGAGTCAAAATagcatgaaatttaattttacgCCTATTTGACAAAGCTAGATTTCGCCTCCAATCAGCGGGGAGATAAGAGCCCTCGGCACAAGTGCGCGGCCAGTttggcagctggggctgccgATTTAATAGGTGAATTTACAGGAACAACACTTGAAAATCCCCTGGCTAGTGAACCATTAAGGTGAGCCCTGCCTTCCGTCCCCGCGTCCCTCCCCGCGCCGCTCTCCCGTTGCTGGGTGCTAAAGCAAACCCCAGCTCTGTTTACTGAGTCTACTATTACAATACGGCTACCAAATATTTGCCAGCCGTCAGCTCGCTGCTCCGCTATAAATACTTCAGGCCCAGGTGGAGGGACGGCAAGGGGGAGCGGCGCGGGAGCCTATGCATGGCCAGGCAGCAGCACCAAGGTGAGTGCCGAGCCGCGGCCCTGCGCGATGCCCTCCTGCACCGGGGTGTTTCTCCAGCTGAGGGTGGCAGCAGGGAAGGCTGGCTCCATCCCCGGGGTGGCCCCGGGAGGCTGAGCCCCACACCACCCACCCCAGGgcagcatggaggcaggaccGGGGGTCCCGCAGTGGGGACAGCACAAAGAGGGACACATGGTGACCCCAGGGATGGCAGCAATGCTGTTTCAGGCAGGGCTCAGCACCGTGCTTGGTGTGGCAGGAGCAGGATTTGTCGCCCAGGATTTTTTCCCTGCCCAAAGaccctcccagggctgggggtgctggtggtccAAGGCACATGGCTGGGGATACCCTGCAgcgaggcagggctggggaccccaCTCCAGAGGGGCCTCACCCAGCCCAGCAAAACCCAGCCATGACCAGAACCCACCAGGGTGGTGCGGGGAGGTGGCCAGGCTTGCTCCATCGCAAGAAAACCTGCGGGGCCATTGCGTGGGCAGGGCTTGGGGACCAGTGTCCCAGGTGCTCAGCCCAGGGCGGCAGGGGGCTCAGCCCAgggtggcagggcagagcccccTTCACCTCCATGCACAGACCCGGGGTGAAGGGGAACATCCCACTGCTCCACAGCTCTGGGGGGTGTCCCCACTGCCCTATATCCCATGACTTAGTGGGGACATCCCTGCTGCCCCACATGCCATGACTTGGGGATGCTCCCATTGTCCCACATCCTATGGATTCAGGTGGACATCCCCACTGTCCCACATTCCATATCTTGGTGGGGATGTTCCTGCTGCCCCATGTCCCATGGCTTGAAGGGGACAGCCCTGTTGCCTGGTGTCCCAAGGTTCAGTTAGGACATCCCTACTGCCCCATGTCCCATGGCTTGGGGAGggggtgaagatgtccctgctgtcccatGTCTGGTGACGCAGGGGCCACGTCCCCGCTCCCCCATATCCCACGTCTTGGTGGGGATGTTCCTGCTGCTTGATATTCCATGACTCAGGGAGTATGTCCCTGCTGTCCCATGTCCCATGACTTGGTGGGGATGTCCCTGCTGCCCTGTGTCCCATGACTCAGAGGGAATGCCTCCACTGCCCTGTATCCCATGGCTTGGTGGGATCATCTCCACTGCCCCATGTTCCCTGGGTTTTGGGGGACATCCCCACGGCCCTGCAGCCCCACCCTGGCCATGGCATGGCACAACACGGTCCCCCTGCTGCCTCGGGGCTGAGTGCCACTGCGGGGCAGTGGGTCcgggagggtgctggggtgcGTGCCACCCTCACCCCGCTGTCCCTGCCCGCAGGGTGAGTCCAGGCCCCGGGGTGCCCCTGCGCACTGACATGGCTGCGGGTGTCATCCAGCCACTGGCCGAGCTGCGGCTGCCCTCGCCCTTCCCACATGGCCTGCTGCTGCCCACACGCCCCGAGCCCGACTTCCCCgacctctctgaggaggaggaggaggaggaagaggaagaggacgAAGAGGAGGTGGCGGATGAGAGTGTGAGGCCggagctggctgtccccagcGCCGCTGAGACCACCCTGCGGCTCCTCAAGTTTTCGGAGCTCATCAGCTGCGACATCCAGCGGTACTtcggccggcggggccgggaggaggcCACTGGCAGCCATAGCACGCCCGAGGACTGCGGCTCGCCCCGGCGTGCCGAGGGCCAGCCCGAGGCTGTGGCGCCCAGGGGTGGCCCAGGGGCCATGCACAGGCTGGGGCCACTGGCCGAGCTCTTCGAATATGGCATGCACCGGTGCCTGCCGCCCCGGGCAGCTGGCAGCAAGACGCAGCGGCTGGAGAAGAAATATGGCCACATCACCCCCATGCACCGGAGGAAGCTGCCACCCTCCTTCTGGAGGGAGCCAGTCCCCGGCCCCACCGGCCTCCTCCACACCGGCACCCCCGACTTCAGCGACCTCCTGGCCAACTGGACGGTGGAGCCGGGGCCGGAGCTGCCGGGCACCGGGCGGGAGCTGCCACCCGAGCCAGGCCACCCGGGGCTGGAGGCCGAGCCCTTTGCTGGGCTGTGACCCCATGATGGCCCTGGgggcccccagccccgccacgtGCCATCCAGTTAATGATAAACCCGGTGGCCCCGGTGCCAGCGCTGGGGCATCCAGAGCTGCCGTGTCAGAGCTGGCGATGGGATGAGCGAATAAATGACTCCCGTCAGGCACCAGTGTGTGCAGTGTCCTTTGCCATCCACCACCGCGGTGTCCTTGCCACCGGTGACAAAGGGCCACTGCTTGGCCTGGCCCTCGGGGACTGCCAGCTGCCCCGGCAGCAGGAAGCGGAGTGAAGTGCGGTgctggcaggagccagcagcccaTGTTTACTCTGCGGCCCAATTCGGTGGATCCCATCCCCTTATCTCGGCCGCCGCAGGGCAAAGGGCGACGCGGGGCCTCATAAAGCACCCGGCTGCCAGCACCCACTGTGGACCCATCACCGCCTCGGGGACCTGCTGCGCCCCACGGCAGTGCTGGGGAACCAGAgccacactggagagaagggccATCCCGTGGCGCCGGGAGGGCGGCTGGCCCTTCCCCATGGCCCCGGCTGTTACCAGGGCCCAGCCGAGGCATCCCCCGCTTTGTGGCAGCTCTTTGTTGGCcttgaaagggaaaagcagccgggatggggcagccaccccCCCGCCTTGAGCATTGCAGCCCTGCCGGGGGTTAAGGAAGGTGGGGGGTCCCACTAGCGGTGGGGAtggggctcagctcagccccgGGAGGGACACACCAACAGACATGGCACTGAGCCTAGGCAGCGGCAccagggggaagaagggaggcaaGAGAGAGATAGCACCACAATAAAAGTACAAACAGGCTTTATTTCAGCACATCATCCCGCAGTCAAAAGCCCCCCACCGACCCAGGCATCAGGTTGCCCCTGCCcaagggaggaggggggcagccccaagCCTTGGCAGGGGGCAATGCTaaggtgaggagcaaggatggTGGGAGATGGGGGAGCTGAGGTGCCAGAGCTGGAGCCTTCCTCATCACCCCGGGGAGTGggggctctgcctcctccccctgacCAGATCCAGGGCTGGTGGTGGGTTTTAGGGTGCCTGCCAGGGCAGAACAAGCTGCAGCAAGTACATAAGCACACCACCCAGGGGTGACACTGGACCTGGACACAGACAGAGGTGGCAGCAGCAATGGTGCAATGAGGGCAGGAGTGGCAGAGGGACACACGCTGGGGACACAAGCTACAGGACCAGACAGCTCTCCctttcccatccctgccctgaAGCCCAGGGGTGTCCCCCCACATGCGGGTTGGGGTGAGAGTAGCTGCAGGAGCCGAGAaagagcaagaagcagcagctgctgaaccACGGGAGCCCTTTTATTGCACAGCTGAGCAGGGCAGAAACGCAGGAGCCTGCCCCATGGCTCAGCCTGACCCAGCCTGCAGGAGCACAGGGCAGTGGAGACAGGAGGGAGCCCCACcatgtcccctctgctcctcacaCGGACCCTGCAGCAGGGACCAGGGCAGGGCTAGGTCCCggacagcccaggctgggtgGATGAGTATGTGCCATGGCAGAGGACTGTGCCCAGCTCAGCAGGGCACTTCTGCTGCCCCTGGCCCACTCCAGCCTTCACCCAAACCTCAGGGAGAGCCTACGCCAGGAGCTAACTGAACAAAGGATGCATTTTCATCCCCTCGGGAAGCAGGGAAAGGGGTgagaagaggaggcagcagaCATGGGAAGGCAGCGATGGGCAAGAGAGCCGGGGCAGCACAGCCGTGCTGGTGCTCCGGGCACCGCGATGCCTGCACAGGCTGGCCCagtcctctccccacctcccacaAAAGGGGGTCCCCGGCTCCAAGGGGCTGGGACACGTCTCTGCTGGACGGCGCAGCCCCATGTCATGTCTGCGCCAGCGAGAGCTCCTCCAGGCCTTCCTTCCCCAGTCGGTACCTGGCGAGGTCCTTGCGGGTGACCATGCCCACCACCTGCCGGGAAAGGGAGAGGTACAGCCCCACGCTGGCATGTAGAGCCTGGGGACAAGGGCAGTGTCCCCCCAAGGAGCCCAGGCTGCCCACACGCGGCAAGCAGGGACTGACCTCGTTGCGATTGTCCACGACCACCAAGTGCCGCAGTCCCAGGGCTCGGAAAAGCTTGAATACCCGTGGCAGAGATGCCTCCTGCAAGGCAGAGAGAGCGGGGCTGTGTGGGCTGCGGCATCCCCAGCTGGCATCCTCAGCCCACCCCTGACCCCCGGGACGCTGGGGTGCAGAGGGGTCCCTGGCGCGTTACCTGAGGCACAGTGTAGGGTGAGGGGTTCATGAACTCGCTGAGGTCGATCATGCACTCACGCTCGTCCTGGGAGACGTGGATGGACTGGATGGGGGGGAAGCGGGGGTAGGCATCCCGAAAATCCTTCAGCTTCAGCCGCCGCTGCACCAGGCTCAAGTTGGCCCTTTCCACAAAAACCTTGGGAGGAGAGAGATTGCCAGGGTCCGTCCTGCAGCGCCAACAGGCACTGGGGCCAGGGCAAtgcacaggggcagggagggaagggggcaggagcatggggcagatggacCATCTGCAGAACAACAGCCCATTTCCCATTGCCTCAGGGTTTGTGAGCTTGGTGGGGTGCAGGATGATGCTGGGGTACCCCAGCATGTCACAGCAATCCCCACCATCTCCTTGGGTGAGCCGAGGGAGATGACAAGGACCCTCCGCCAGCTCCTCCTGAGCAAGGCAGGCAGCAAAGGCCTGAGGCAACAGTGGGACAGGGGCATGGGGGCTCAGGCACAGCCCGAACGACCTCCATAAAGCATCACCCACCTTGTGCTTCAGCAGGACGATGAGCTGGGAGCGCAGGATCAAACCCCGCAGTCCTGCCACCTGCAACAGAACACGGTGCATGAGACAGGGCTGTGAAGGTGGGGGGACAAGGACGAAGGTCCCACTCCACAGTCAGCCCTCGCAGGGCATCCCCTCACCAGCGGTGTCCAGCCCACCTGCGTGGTGTCAGGGTTGCTCTCCACCACCGGGAAGCCGTTGTGGTTGGAGGAGGTGTCGCTGAGGATGTCCACAACTGTGCCCACTCGCTCGATCCTCCGCAGGCATGTGACAGGAGTGCTCATGACCTCCCTGCAAGGAAAGCTTGGTGTGAAACGCAGCCCCACGCCCCAGATATCCCCCCCAACATACACGCCTCTGCAGCCCTGATGCCTCCTCTGTCCCCAAAAcctggcagggacatggggagggaATGCACTGCAGGCCACAGtccctgctggggaaggagctgggctggTGGCATCAGGGGACAGCAGGCTTCTGGGACCAATGTGTGTCATCACCTCCATTTCCAGCTCAGGCCAACGGTGTGGTCCAAAAGCTGCTGCCCCAGGAGTGACGAGCGTCCCCCAGCCCACCTACCTGGCCGTGAGGGAGTGGGACGTCACCGGGGCCTCCCAGTGCAGGAAGGGCACACTCTGGAGCTGGATATGCATGTCGTAGAGCCCCTGCAACGACAGCCAAATTGTCAGGAGAAGCCTGGTGAGATGCCGAGGGGTACAGCCAGGCACCAGCTATCCTCAAAGAGGGAGCACATGCTTGTCCTGCCCCCCCCGCAGCTCCTCAGCGCCCCCAACCCACAGCCTCTCCATGGGTCCCAGGCTCCCAGTGAGCACGCCAGCCCTTACCTCCACAAAGTAGTCTCCCACAATCTTTGCCGTCATCAGCACCAGCATGATAGGGAAGCCATAGGTGACATTGCCCGTTGCCTCCATCATGATGACCGTGAGACTCAGTGTCATCCGCACTATCCCACCTGTGAGAGGCACCCAAGAGGTTTAGGGGGCAGGGAAACATAGGATAAGGGGATAGCAAAGCACCTGAGGTCCCTCAGTTTCTGcacatagagtcatagaatggttagagttggaagggaccttaaagaccatctcattccaacttcctctgccctgggcagggacacctcccaccagatcaggttcctcaaagccccgtccaacctggccttgaacccctccaggaatggagcagccacagcttctctgggcaacctgggccaggggctcaccaccctcatagcaaagaatttcttcctgatatccaatctaagtctcccctctttcagtttaaaaccattccccctcgtcccatggctcccctccctgatccagagtccctccccagctttcctggagcccctttagggactggaagggtctctaaggtctccccggagccttctcttctccaggctgaacccccccaactctctcagcctggcctcaTATGACAgacgctccagccctctgatcgtcttcacGGCCTCCTCTAGACCTGCTCCAaaaggtccacgtccttcttatgttggtggccccagagctggaggcagtactgcaggggggtctcagcGACACAGGACCACCCACACAGGCAGGGACAAACCCAGCCCTCACCAGTGCCCCAGCGTTGCCCGTGCTCGGCAACGTTAGGAAGCCAACAGCCAGGCTCAGCTTCAGCTGGGGAAgaacc carries:
- the PERCC1 gene encoding protein PERCC1 produces the protein MHGQAAAPRVSPGPGVPLRTDMAAGVIQPLAELRLPSPFPHGLLLPTRPEPDFPDLSEEEEEEEEEEDEEEVADESVRPELAVPSAAETTLRLLKFSELISCDIQRYFGRRGREEATGSHSTPEDCGSPRRAEGQPEAVAPRGGPGAMHRLGPLAELFEYGMHRCLPPRAAGSKTQRLEKKYGHITPMHRRKLPPSFWREPVPGPTGLLHTGTPDFSDLLANWTVEPGPELPGTGRELPPEPGHPGLEAEPFAGL